The Nothobranchius furzeri strain GRZ-AD unplaced genomic scaffold, NfurGRZ-RIMD1 Scf024, whole genome shotgun sequence genome includes a region encoding these proteins:
- the LOC139064419 gene encoding spectrin alpha chain, non-erythrocytic 1-like isoform X2 encodes MSDLSAYGSSIQALKEQAQSCRDLKANESRLRDINKVASELESEGLMAEEAPMVQAQQQEHLGSAPGKDEADSNTASPWKTVRLGVQTTANFNSIKVRGSSSLPV; translated from the exons atgtcggacctgtcggcttacggcagcagcatccaggccctgaaggagcaggcccagtcctgcagg gacctgaaggccaacgagtcccgcctgagggacatcaacaaggtggcatctgaactggagtcagaaggtctgatggctgaggaggctcctatggttcaggctcag caacaagaacatctgggttctgctcctggaaag gacgaagccgactctaacacggcgtcaccctggaag accgtacggttgggcgttcagacgacggctaactttaattccatcaaggtaagaggaagctcttcccttcctgtctga
- the LOC139064419 gene encoding spectrin alpha chain, non-erythrocytic 1-like isoform X1 produces the protein MSDLSAYGSSIQALKEQAQSCRDLKANESRLRDINKVASELESEGLMAEEAPMVQAQQQEHLGSAPGKVHVVLRLHQNQTWCLCYHSFVCLQDEADSNTASPWKTVRLGVQTTANFNSIKVRGSSSLPV, from the exons atgtcggacctgtcggcttacggcagcagcatccaggccctgaaggagcaggcccagtcctgcagg gacctgaaggccaacgagtcccgcctgagggacatcaacaaggtggcatctgaactggagtcagaaggtctgatggctgaggaggctcctatggttcaggctcag caacaagaacatctgggttctgctcctggaaaggtgcatgttgtcctccgcctccaccagaaccagacgtggtgtttatgttaccactcatttgtttgtttacaggacgaagccgactctaacacggcgtcaccctggaag accgtacggttgggcgttcagacgacggctaactttaattccatcaaggtaagaggaagctcttcccttcctgtctga